Part of the Scomber japonicus isolate fScoJap1 chromosome 2, fScoJap1.pri, whole genome shotgun sequence genome, AAGGGAGGCTGGTCAGATGAGAAAGCTACTTGGTATTCCATCCCTCTCCGAAGCATGACACACAGGAGAAGGATGCTGGAAATTATGCTAATGATGAAATTTTTCATATATTTCGCGGCTTTCAGAAGTTCATCAGCAACAGGAGTGATGTGCAGACTGGGAAATTATACTCGCAAgataaatgcatgtgtgtgtgtgtgtgtgtacatgtgcgtCTGTTGCAGTCACACACAAGCAAGAGAATCAAGTCCCATTGACAGTGATAGGGATCGAACCGCACAGTCCTCTGCCTGTTTTCCACAGTGACTCCAGCAGGCCCCCGTCCTGCTCTGCGAAGTTCATCAGAGTTCATCGTCTTTGTCCCCGCTGAGCTGAGGCTGGCTACTGTCTCCATCCTTGTCTCGCTCATctctcctcacccccccccccccccccctccccacaaacccccacccacccaccggTTCCTCCCCTAGGTCCGCTTCCATCACCTATCCCGGGGGGGGATTACTGCCTCCACACtcacatgtgtacacacacataaacctcCCCCGTGTGTCCCAAACCCCCGGCCTCACCCTGCCTCTCCCTCTATTCTTTGGCTGCAATCTCTTTATGTGATGTCACTGAGGAGAAGTACTGCCtttttggtgtgtatgtgtgtgtgtgtgtgagagagagagacagaaagagagagtgtataactgggtgtgtgtctgtgtgagtcaGTGAGCGGgggcgtgcatgtgtgtgaatatgtgacagggggagagagagagagagagagagagagagagagagagagagagagagagagagagagagagagagagagagagaggatagacagaaagaaggaaagaaaggcacAAGTGTCGGGTTTCCCTTTTCAATTCAGAGGCTCAACTCCTTGTTTTTAATCTAGAAAAGAGGGTGAAAAGagcaggaaaggagagaagataGCTGGGAATTTGagctgctgacagctgttttttgtcccttctctcctcacccctctttctttctctccccctttttttctctttctctttttacacGTCTGGGGACCCAAAGCATTTGTATAAGCATATACTGttaacacatatataaacaattgaaacaaaatgaatcaaacatatgatttgaaagatttttttttccactcaTGTCTCAAATCATATTCTTCGCTTCTCTTCCTGTGACGTTTCACTCACCACATCCTGGTTTTGACTTCAGAGGATGCCGACATACCTACAGTTTAACGGTTTTCCTGTCATTTCAGTTCACACACGCGACGCACATATAGATGCACACGTATGTTCTCGCagagcttttttattttctcactaCGCCagccagccacacacacacactgtacgaTAAATAATTATATACTATCATGGTAGGCTACTGTCCAATCTGTGGGAAGCCTGTCTACTTTGGTAAGTCTGACCTCTTTCATTTTTACTCTATATGTCTGTCTGGTATTTTAGCTCTTtgtccttttctcttctcttgtctgtctgtctgtctgtctttttttgccACCTCTCTATGCCTCTCTTTTATATGGTTTCACCTGAATAGGAAAATATGTTAATAAGAAAAAGAGTATTGAAAACGAAACATTTTGTTATTAGCGCCGAAGCtgacaaatataataaatctgtgtgaaaaaaaaaaacaattgaagGTTTGAATGACATTAGCTCACTCTCACAGTGGACATTTTAACATGCCAAGCACAGGTGAATTTAATAACGCTAATGATGCCTGAATTCCAATTAGGTATATCATTATCAGCACTCTGATATGACTCACAGACACAGCAACAAGAAACTGAGAACCTTTAATgatattagtaacacctgtgcttttcctatcTCTTACAAAGCTTATGGAGGTTTAATTTGCTGAGATATCCTAAACACatttctctgttcaagttcatctgtctctctctgaagggcaaaaaaacaaacaaaaaaagtgtctaGCACTCCTCCTGTCTGCCTATTCAATCTCTttctagcacacacacacagtcaaatgtATGCATACATATCCATGATAACAACAGGATGTGGGTCTAGCCAAACCAGCTTGCGTGATGTTCTCTGGGCTTCCTCATATAACCTTCTGTCTCTTTTAGCTTTATGCACAGCAGCACTCAAAACCGACCATCTTAAGTCTTTTTTTCCGCTAGTTTTTCTTTCCTATTCATGTGGCAGCGAAGTTCAAATTCTCTGATGTGACCCTGGCCTACTTACCTCTTTTCCTCCAACACCACACTCTGTGGCCTATTTGCACTGATGAGAGTAACAGTCTGGAATCATGCTATTTCTTGTAAAACCAATGAAAATATATCATTTAACAGAGCTGCTTATGGTGCAAGAATAGTgatactgtgtttttaaaataaagtactgAATGTCATGGTGTGTGCAAATGTAAAATCCTTCTGACTTTAAGTTTAAATATCTATTAAAAAAACCCATCCCATCCTGCTTTGCTTTTATCACTGTTCTCATCTTTCTTTGGCTCAGGTGAGAAGAAGAGGTCCTTAGGGAGGGACTACCACCCTTTGTGTCTGAAGTGTCAAAAGTGCAACAGACAGCTCACACCTGGACAACATGCTGAGGTAAATGAGGAGAATGAATGAGGAACAGTACTAAGAAAAGTAATTGaatgagtgaaagaaaaaatagatgATGTAGTTATAACCTCCTGCCGATTGTATTTCAGTATGACGAGAAGCCATATTGTTCACACTGCTACCTGAAGATGTTCGGTCCCAGAGGTACTGCCTTCCCACTAtgaatatacacacatgcacacacatacacacactttggCACCCGCATACAATTTGTGAATCTCCTTTCTCTGTGTGGATCTCTCTTGACAGGTAACAGGTGACTGGTGTCACCATGGCGCAGAGCAGAAACCAAACTGAGCATGAATGGACAAAAGCTGACATGAAGAAGACGCACAGGCCCAATTAATAGGCCaacaataagataaaataaaataaagagtaaaTAAGAATTTTTaaattcaatatttatgaatgtaaTGACCACTTATTGCCATATGTATGTTCAATTTTTATATTGTGAATAAGTTTTGCATGTGTGGCAAATTGTCAGTCAGTATTAATAAATGCATGCATTAAACCTGGTGGGTTCCTTAGTCTCTGTGGTTGACTTTGCAAGCAGATTGGATGTACAGTACTTGTTTTCAAACTAACAAATACTCTAATTtccaaccacacacacgcacattacAAAGATTGAGGTGAGCTGTATggttctccctttcttcctcatcaGGCAAGCCAggggaaaggagaaggaagggagaagggaaggatgaGGGTGGTTGCTGTTGGCAGGATAGACCAGATCTTATGCCAGCAGAATCTACTGGAATGGGTGCATACAGTGAGGCAAAGGCggatcacacatacacacatgcagacacatgcacacacgcacacacatacatacacacacacatgcattcatacaGTGTCTGCAGTGTGCTGTGACTGCTGCAGGGGCTTGTCACCCAGTGGTGGGTGAAGTACATaggtttcacacacacacacacacacacacacacacacacacacacacacacacacacaagcacgcgcatgcacgcacgcacacacacacacacacacacacacacacacacacacacacacatatacacacacacgcacacacacacacacacacacagaaaagagacTGATGTGCTTCACTGTAAAGTGTCATGTGTCACACAAGTGACATTTCAGGTATTTGTCCTCGAAGTACAGAGGGATACAGAAATAGAGGAGGCTgaggcagaaaaagaagaaagcacaAGTGATGGACAAAGAGGGCTGACAGGATTATTCTAACATCTTGCAAAGAGCTAGCAGAGGGATGCCTGCATGTCTTTGAAcctgtccctctccctcttaTCCCCCtagatccctccttcatcctccctcctgctctacCCCTaccactctctccctccctctctccatgtCTCCTTCACCCTCTAACCCCCTACCTTGATAGATCACATGACTGCTGTGATACCAGCTGGCTGATTGCTCATTTGCATGTGTTTCAGCTATACTCCCTTATTAGAGAGACGGGTGGTGATGGAGGGGCCGAGTTATAGGTGGAGAGGGGCTGGGGGTTAGCGAGGTGCTGCGGAGAGTGCTGCGTGATTGAGGGGCACTGTGAGATTTCAAAGAAAGATAGAGCACATGAATTTATAGggaagacagggagagagaggggaaagtaAAATAGGCTAGAGGAATGGAAAATTACTATATTAAACTTGGTATAAAGTAGAGGTCCTTTAACCCACTGGAGCAAATGTATTATTATCTTAAGATGTGATGGCAGCACCAGAAAAAGGCCTATTTGTGCTCTTGAGCTACATACAGTGGTTACTCCAATGCTGACCAGACTATGACACAAGTACCAGATAATTTGACACTGGACTATAAGACATGTGTTTTATCAGTAATGCAAACAAAACTaagaataaagaaggaaagtgaAAATAGTATATTTCTGAGGATTTTGCGTGGGAATGAACATGCACCAGTCTTTATTTTGTGTATCACTATCGACATCTAGTGGCCATGAAGGTTACTGCTAGTCTATGTTTATCAGGAGGGCAATTCAGTGGAGCACGAATGGTTGTAAATGTCGGTAGTATATTTATTTGCaaagtgtgaaatgtgtgcGTGTGACGATTAATCagatatgtaaaataaaataaaaaacagtgtaCCAGTGTTGTTTGACATAGGCCTACCTATCAGTTAAATTGAACCCGCATCAGCTCAATTACAAAGTCTGCCTGCTGCCTTCAATTGTTCCTGATAAAACCTAAGAAAAAGAAGTGATCATTTGCATACACGGTAGACCAATCTTTttactaatgattatttcattaatttgttgaattatgttgaagctctctctctctgtgtgactaACAGCCCTGAAGACTGTGTTTAGCTAAGGTTATAAAGTACAATCTTTACATCGCGTCATGCATTGTTTACAGGGTAAACTTAAAAGAGGCGAGAAGGCAACGCAATAGAAAAGCCCAAACTGGTTTCAAATCCAGTAGTAAAGCTAATATTTGGTTTACAGGCGACATTAGCTTTCGCCTAACTTGTGACTGTTGGCCGTTTGTAAAGtgggatgattttttttttaatttaataataaaaaaagtgttagacatcatttttttcccctgctgtTTTAAAAGCTCCGGGAGGTCGGACTTCACAAGAAGCACCTGAAGGCAACTTTAGCCAACGGTGTTCCTTCTCTGCATGCGCATGCGCAGTGAGCTACATAGGAAGCAAAGCAGACGAGCTTGACGGATTATGATGTGGACATGTCGCTGAACGAGAGCAGCTGCTTTCAAATGATTTCTATGGGTTAATATGCTCTCGGTAAAGCACTGGGTCTATTTCAAAATGGAAGACTGACAGCTCCGAGCGGATAAGAAGTAACCGTATGTACACTTAATGGTATATTATTAAAATTTGAGCAACAATGATGTCAGAATGCGACCCGACAGAGACAGAAGCCGGCGAGCCCGAGCTGGACACCGTAGCCACAGCGGTGCCTCCGTCGGAGTCTAACTTTCGCTCGGTGGACCCTCCAAATGTATTATTTGACAGGAACGGGCTTGGGTTGGGACTTGCGGCGAACCCCGGAGCGGCCGTTCGTATTTCGGACTCTTGTGAAAGCGTCTTGACCGAGCTGGAGACGGACGGCTCCGGCGAAGAGGCGCTGTTGCTGCCGTGCATAGCAGGAAGCTCGTCGTCTCCGCGGAGTGGTCGAGAGAAGCGGAGCAGGCGGAACAGACACAGCTCGTCGTCAGATAAAGACACCTTGGCCTCACCAggtaaattgttttgttttttggatcaAGGAAGTCGAGATCTGATTACAGTAAGTACGCGCGGATGAATACACAGGGCAGGTCAGGATATGCTCAACAAGGATGTGTCCTGAGCTAGACTACACAACATGTTTCATGGTTGTTTAATAGCGATTGATGAGGTGTAACAGTAGAGATAAGAGTGCAACGTGGTCAAAACATTCTCAAGAATATATTACTCAAATAACTATTTCACTGTGGATCCTAATGGGACACCCTTAAGGGGCCCCTGGTGGTTCCTGGACTATATTTTGGCAACCAAATGGGATAATGACAGGTTAAAAAAATGCATGATGACAGGTTAAGATGGATAATGACAAGTTAAAAGCAGTAACTTATTGAGCTGCCAGCTCAAACTATCCACACATCCATGTTACACTATAGATGGCTTGTTTGCATTGAGGTGTAATCTTCCTGTGTTTGTTACCAGTCAGCTGATCTGATGCAATAGCTGCATGTTATCATCCATGTGGATGATATGAGCTGGCAGTATTACATGGTGACCTCAATGTTATATGAAAGTCCAGCCACGAGTACAGTTAACTGACCGTCATAGTAAAAAATGACTAGTCACACTTTtgtaattgattgattttttttttttttgtattaatgcCAATTCATATTTAGCAGATGTTTTTCTCAGTGTATGTACAGACTCTATATTGCCACCATAGCCTCAGCTTTTCTACTGCTACTGCATTGCTTACCTGCTTTCACTCTCACATATTCCCAGCAACCACATGTATTTTAAACTACAAAAAACTGATATAGGGAGAACAAAGAAAAGGTGATCTAGTCACCATGGAGGTGGCACATATTCTGACTTAGCTGCTAATTGGATTTTAACACTACTCCCACTCATACCGCCCACCTCATTCCCTGCAACACCTCCAGTATTCACCTTTATtggtctgcctctctctttctctctctttctttgttggGATCTATTGTTCCACCATGTTCTATCAGGGCCAGAAATCTAGGCCACAGGTAGGTGTGCTTAGCCCAAAATCACACGTGGCAGCATCCCATTTCCTCTGGCCCTTTTAGGATAATAGTGTTCAGGTGTAGAATAACATCAGTTTTTCTTTATCAGGTCAGTGCATCGTGAAGTAGTGGTCACATACTGCGCTGTACAGCATCTCTTTGTATGAGATAAACTGACGTGCAAATCTCCATTGCAAATTGTGGCAGCTGAAGTCTACCTGAATCTATGTGAGGTTAAACAGGTCAGTGGTAAAAATTTACATGCATCCAACCCACTAACCTGCATTCAGCTTTGGGTTCACTTGTGCTCGCAGTCTTCTTTCAGCAGAGTCCATTGTGAGCAGAAGCAGGTGTGTACGTATCTCATTGAAGTTTACACGAAATCCATTGATAAGCACAATCACATTCATTCTATTGCAATAGCATGAATATGAAATAGTTTTTCAGTGTGGCCAATTTCGGAAATTAGCCATTTTCAGAGTGCAGCGCAGTGTTGTGACATCTCACACACTGCACGCACTGCAGGTCAGCTGGTCTCTGGAGCCCTGATTGAGCCGAGCCCCCCCTGCTGTGAAAGAGCTCTGCCGCCGGGTCCATTAACTGGTCGGGGCCTCTGAGCGACAGATGTTAAATATGCATAAGGCCTGTGAGCATGCAAACACGCATACggccacacacaaacatcccGTGGTCTTGTACTCTGCATGCTGATGACGAAGAAGGAGGAATGTTTTTTGGGGAGAGGGCGAGCATGCACGTGCGATAACTTTCACTCACACTGTCTGCAGGTCGAGAAtaatggaaagaaagatgaggagagagagacatttaaGCCTCCTGCAGTCACACTACACGGTGATAAGATCAGACTTTCATCAACAGTACAGTGTAGAGAAAGCATGCCTCCCTCATCATGCGAGATAGCTGAATAAACACACTGAATTATCTCTTCTGTTGGAGGATGAAGATAACACCCACAGAAAGAGACAAGACTTTATCACAATCTTTCTGCAGGTCTGTGCTAACACCATATTATTTCCATATTTAAGTCAAATGGGGCTGCTTTTATAGGCCACCACACAGATACCTTCACAGCCACACTTTAaataaatttagttttatgggAGGGTGGTGTGAAGGTAATTAGAACGCTGCCAGCTTCAGGGGTGTCACAGTGTGCTATAAAACCTGGACTGAATAGGGGCCTACTCAGGAAGTAACATCTTCAGCAAATGGCTTGCTGTGCTTACTGGATAAGAGGACACGAAACCAGGGGATCACACATTTAATATGCTCCAAATCCAGTTCGAGGAGTTTTGAATCTCTCTGCGAAACTGCTGTTAGTTAATGGACGTCGAAGGCATCTGGAGGCCTGACAATCTCGTCTTGTGTCACAAAGATCTGACCCGCTGGTGCAAGTTTCCCCAGATTAGTCTTGCTCTACTTTTAGGCTCCTTGTAAAGGTACGAattaaatcttcttttttttttttttaggatgacCTAGGCTAAGGGAACGCCAAGTGgagcacaaaacaaaacagaagagcAGCCTTAGCTTCAAACTTCATTGTAATTCCCCCTTAGTGAGGTGCACCTCCTACACAAACTTTGAGGCTTTTAGAGAGACGTCAGCGCTAATAGTTTGGAGTTGTTTTTGGGTGAATGGAAATGAAGTATTAATGCAGGCATAAATCATCCAAAAGGTCTGCTGCTGCATAAAAGCCTCAGTTTGAGTTGGTCTCTAAACACTGTTCCCTATGCTAAGATATTCTCATGTATGCAATCAAGGTGTGTCACATGACCAAGTATCATTTGTAAATCATCCAAAGTCAGTGATGTAAATTCCCTTTATTGTCTTCtcccccctttttaaaaaagaaaaaaaaaaaaaaaaatgtgcttctctctccaaCCCCCCCTTCAAGCAAATGAACAGTAAAGCTGTCTTTGTTTCTCATTATCTCTTTGACAAATGACACATTAACTGCCCTCCCCTTCCCTTTGtccactcctccctccctctcttctcttctctgtgtctgtcccTTCATCTCTGTCTTACATCCCACTGTGACTCCAGTGTGACTGATAGAGAACATATGGAGCCTCGCTGTCAGCTGACTGTTCCGCCTTatgcgaggaggaggagatagaaCATGTCATATCATATGATCAGGGCCTCCACCAAAGAAATAATTAGCACCTCAAATCCATCGGAGCGCAGTCACACCCAGAGAACGACTAGATCTGAGAAGGCAATATAGAAAATGCCGTTTTCTGACAAGCGGCATAGGGAGTCGCTCAGCTGTTGCCTCACTAGCTAGAAGGCACCTGGTTTAAATCCGCTGACCAGCTGGAGCCTGTCAGTGTGcagtttgcatgtttttttcccctcccacAGTCCAAAGACATTTTGGTGAAACAGTGTGTgggtgtaaatgtgtttgtgagtgtgtgtgtgcaatagATGAGTCCATGTTGAACCTCGCCTCTCATCCAATGTGTGCTGGGAACAGCCTCCCATGATCCTGTAGCACACAGTACAGGAGGCTTAAAGAAAGGATGGATAGATGGCTCAGCCTGCCTCTCGCATACAAATTGTGCCCATTAAAGTATttagaggagagacaggagaaggaaagatggacctGTAGATTCTTCAAAGTCACAGAAAtctacatgtacttttttatcatttcagttgattttctacatacagtacatatagtTTGATCTTACACAGAAATATCCTCTTTTTACTTGACCGAGATGACTTGTGAATGCTTGAAAACATTCAGTTTTTCCTTTCAGTTGACAACTGAACAGTGAGGAATGAACTCTGATACTCCTGCTTTCACATTTGGATactttttcctgctttttacCATTTCTAATCCTTTTAGCATTTTGCCATTGATGTGTCAGCATGCAATAAGTAGATAAGGTGCCAGCAGTATTACCAATATGTTTCAGTTATGACTGTTCTCATAATTGTTTAGCGGTGATACCAACGATCTGAGAATGTCAGGAGGCTTTGAGGGTGCGTAGAAGCGTATTACCGACACATTTTAACTGCGTGACATTAATTTAACGGCACATTTTCAGTGCCGCGTCATTGTTCCTCTCTTGAAGAAAAAGCAATTGCTATTTCACAGCGGCGCGCTCTTGATTGCCTGCaatgtaaatatgaatattaatgtgAAACTATTTTTGTTCTAGGTACCAACAGCGGGGACTTCAACCATTTTCCCGACGACCCAGAGTTTGCAGATATCATCCAAAGGGCTGAACAAGCTATAGAGAACGGCGTCTTTCCAGAGAGGATTTCCCAGGGTTCCAGCGGGAGCTACTTTGTCAAAGACCCAAAAGGGGTGAGGAGACTGACAAATGAGAAGgaaataaagttgaaataaatGACTAAGATTTAGTGTACTTTAAGTTCCC contains:
- the zgc:195282 gene encoding cysteine-rich protein 1; the protein is MVGYCPICGKPVYFGEKKRSLGRDYHPLCLKCQKCNRQLTPGQHAEYDEKPYCSHCYLKMFGPRGNR